One stretch of Candidatus Saccharibacteria bacterium oral taxon 488 DNA includes these proteins:
- a CDS encoding aminoacyl-tRNA hydrolase: MKLILALGNPGEKYACTRHNAGFLVIDQLAAGQNAQFSNKPKFFADIAELNSFTVDSAASAKPPVTIPREKILLVKPTTYYNEVGIAARAILDFYKLTLDDILIIHDDTALDFGKIRVRKGGESAGNNGLKSLHQHVGSDFWHIRIGTDNLLRRQIGDVDFVLSKFNADEQKILRDWTIPESIKLIGTFLDDTIKPLSVKL, from the coding sequence ATGAAACTTATCTTAGCGTTGGGAAATCCTGGCGAAAAGTATGCTTGCACGCGGCATAATGCTGGCTTTTTAGTAATTGACCAGTTGGCGGCAGGACAGAATGCACAATTTAGCAATAAGCCGAAATTCTTTGCGGATATTGCCGAATTGAACAGCTTTACGGTCGATTCAGCCGCTAGTGCAAAACCACCTGTTACTATTCCACGAGAAAAAATCCTCCTCGTCAAGCCGACCACCTACTATAACGAGGTTGGCATTGCCGCGCGGGCGATCTTAGATTTCTATAAATTGACGCTTGATGATATACTGATTATTCATGATGATACAGCGCTTGATTTTGGCAAAATCCGCGTCCGCAAGGGTGGTGAAAGCGCTGGCAATAATGGCCTAAAGTCGCTGCATCAGCATGTTGGCAGTGACTTTTGGCATATTCGTATCGGTACAGACAACTTACTGCGCCGGCAAATCGGCGATGTTGATTTCGTCCTCAGCAAATTTAACGCCGACGAGCAAAAAATCCTCCGCGATTGGACAATTCCCGAATCCATCAAGCTGATCGGCACATTTCTTGATGATACTATCAAACCGCTCAGCGTCAAGCTCTAA
- a CDS encoding class I SAM-dependent RNA methyltransferase, whose product MRRQSFETLTLEKIVGGGQALGTLADGRKCFVWGGLPGETVTVRITKKKSHFVEAVVEEVISPIPDRVQPRDPDSYLSTSPWQIMPLEVEQTYKTQLIDDAFTLHNVTLPGEIEVYCDNVAYGYRNKVEFSWYSESVVSRAVSQKKSGIVSGPGLSSDDTRGIDADSDREESSIDTLDLAFFRRGSKGKIVVDGTSLARPEINNLARAIRDLLRHKRVAARQLKTLLVRCDQSGSCVWQLYVKDRLLEIITADEAAKLPAQGGEIIYSDPRSPASRITERLASFGNTTLTDTILGIPFRYACEGFFQVNIPVYEQALRDMREWVPYNKARQERQLDQLAAHDNTDSQQRAISQKKSGQLHVGPGLFSDDIRAVKLSTIDLYTGVGTIGLTIADSNVTLVEINADAVREMQRNITELGRTDARAVLAPSEQALDHITGKEIVIVDPPRAGLHTDVIATLLQQLPPRILYLSCNPVTQARDVALLQQHYRIAWHRGYNFFPRTPHSEHLVVLDKIS is encoded by the coding sequence ATGAGACGGCAGAGTTTCGAGACGCTGACACTAGAGAAAATTGTTGGTGGCGGGCAAGCACTAGGAACGCTGGCTGATGGCCGCAAATGTTTTGTATGGGGTGGACTGCCTGGCGAGACCGTCACCGTTCGCATTACCAAAAAGAAGTCGCACTTCGTCGAGGCGGTCGTCGAGGAAGTAATCTCGCCAATCCCCGACCGCGTCCAGCCACGTGACCCAGATAGTTACCTGTCGACCAGCCCGTGGCAGATTATGCCGCTTGAGGTTGAGCAGACGTATAAGACGCAATTGATTGACGATGCCTTTACACTACATAACGTGACGCTACCAGGGGAAATTGAAGTTTATTGCGACAATGTTGCATATGGCTATCGCAACAAAGTTGAATTTAGCTGGTATAGCGAATCGGTAGTATCCCGAGCGGTATCTCAGAAAAAATCTGGGATTGTCTCGGGTCCCGGATTATCCTCTGATGATACCCGGGGGATAGACGCGGATAGCGACCGTGAAGAATCATCGATTGACACGCTTGACTTGGCGTTTTTCCGTCGCGGCAGCAAGGGCAAGATTGTTGTTGATGGCACAAGTTTGGCACGCCCAGAAATCAACAACTTGGCGCGTGCGATCCGCGATTTGCTGCGCCATAAACGCGTCGCGGCTCGTCAGCTCAAAACCTTGCTCGTCCGCTGCGATCAGTCAGGAAGTTGTGTGTGGCAGTTGTATGTTAAAGATCGCTTGCTTGAGATTATCACTGCTGATGAAGCCGCCAAATTACCGGCTCAGGGCGGGGAAATTATCTATTCCGATCCGCGCTCCCCAGCCAGCCGCATCACCGAACGCTTGGCAAGTTTCGGTAACACCACCTTGACTGACACCATCCTTGGCATACCATTCCGCTACGCCTGCGAAGGCTTTTTCCAAGTCAACATCCCGGTTTACGAGCAGGCGCTGCGCGATATGCGGGAATGGGTACCGTACAATAAGGCGCGCCAAGAGCGCCAGCTGGATCAGTTGGCGGCACATGACAACACCGATAGTCAACAGCGAGCAATATCTCAGAAAAAATCTGGGCAACTTCACGTGGGTCCCGGATTATTTTCTGATGATATTCGAGCTGTCAAATTATCAACCATCGACCTCTATACTGGCGTCGGCACCATTGGTCTGACCATTGCTGATAGCAACGTCACGCTGGTGGAAATTAACGCCGATGCTGTCCGCGAAATGCAGCGCAACATCACCGAACTTGGTCGCACCGACGCCCGCGCCGTTCTCGCCCCCAGCGAACAAGCCCTCGACCACATTACAGGCAAGGAAATCGTCATCGTCGACCCGCCGCGCGCCGGCCTGCATACCGACGTTATTGCGACATTGTTGCAACAACTGCCACCACGCATCCTTTATCTCAGCTGCAATCCCGTCACCCAAGCCCGCGACGTCGCCTTGCTCCAGCAACACTACCGCATCGCTTGGCACCGTGGCTACAACTTTTTCCCGCGCACACCGCATAGTGAACACTTAGTTGTTCTTGACAAAATTTCATAA